One genomic window of Myxococcales bacterium includes the following:
- a CDS encoding MFS transporter, whose translation MIRRPAAVLALLTALNLLNFVDRYVLAAVLPKVRDELLLSNFVSGLMATIFLVGYFTSSPVFGYLADRGRRTRLITFGILVWSVATVASGFARTAPTLLFWRAVVGVGEASFTAIAPTLIDDVSPTARKGRNLSIFYVAQPIGAALGYLIGGAIEHAYGWRYAFYLAGGPGLLLGFACLLVVEPERGSREKPNVREALGELRAARQYRRALLGYCAYTFALGGFSYWAPTFLSDTFKVTLVSANFRFGLITVVGGAVGTFLGGNLADRLQAKATAHLGPPSEAPTEAEAKRRTELEVSALLKLCAVGSLIATPIAAFCFLAPSSNAFFGAAFFCEVALFLSMSPINAILLKSVPAHVRASAMALAIFAIHLFGDLWSPPLVGLLADVMPSRVAMLTLAAAFGLSGYLWWPRPGDLSTPEGAVAPS comes from the coding sequence GTGATCCGTCGCCCCGCCGCCGTGCTCGCGCTCCTCACGGCGCTGAACCTGCTGAACTTCGTGGACCGCTACGTGCTCGCGGCGGTGCTCCCGAAGGTCCGCGACGAGCTGCTCCTCTCGAACTTCGTGAGCGGGCTCATGGCCACGATCTTCCTCGTGGGGTACTTCACCTCGAGCCCCGTCTTCGGCTACCTCGCGGACCGCGGGCGTCGCACCCGCCTCATCACGTTCGGCATCCTCGTGTGGAGCGTCGCCACGGTCGCCTCGGGCTTTGCGCGCACCGCGCCTACCCTGCTCTTCTGGCGGGCGGTCGTCGGCGTCGGCGAGGCGAGCTTCACCGCCATCGCCCCCACGCTCATCGACGACGTCTCCCCGACGGCGCGAAAAGGCCGAAACCTCTCGATATTTTACGTAGCTCAGCCCATCGGCGCCGCGCTCGGCTACCTCATCGGTGGCGCGATCGAGCACGCCTACGGCTGGCGTTATGCGTTCTACCTCGCGGGCGGACCGGGGCTGCTGCTCGGCTTCGCCTGCCTCCTCGTGGTCGAGCCCGAGCGCGGCAGCCGCGAGAAGCCGAACGTGCGGGAGGCCCTCGGGGAGCTCCGAGCCGCCCGGCAGTACCGGCGCGCGCTGCTTGGGTACTGCGCCTACACGTTCGCCCTCGGGGGCTTCAGCTACTGGGCCCCCACCTTCCTCTCCGACACCTTCAAGGTGACGCTCGTGAGCGCCAACTTCCGCTTCGGCCTGATCACCGTCGTCGGTGGGGCGGTCGGCACCTTCCTGGGCGGGAACCTGGCCGACCGACTGCAAGCGAAGGCGACGGCGCACCTCGGCCCGCCAAGCGAGGCGCCCACCGAAGCCGAAGCGAAGCGCCGGACCGAGCTCGAGGTCTCCGCCCTCCTCAAGCTATGCGCCGTCGGGAGCCTCATCGCGACGCCCATCGCCGCCTTCTGCTTCCTCGCGCCATCGTCGAACGCCTTCTTCGGCGCGGCGTTCTTCTGCGAGGTGGCGCTGTTCCTCTCGATGTCGCCCATCAACGCGATCCTCCTGAAAAGCGTCCCCGCCCACGTCCGCGCGAGCGCGATGGCGCTCGCGATCTTCGCGATCCACCTCTTCGGCGATCTCTGGTCTCCGCCGCTCGTGGGGCTCCTCGCCGACGTGATGCCGAGCCGGGTCGCGATGCTGACCCTCGCGGCGGCGTTCGGCCTCTCCGGGTATCTCTGGTGGCCGCGGCCGGGCGACCTGTCGACGCCCGAGGGGGCCGTGGCCCCCAGTTAG
- a CDS encoding DNA topoisomerase IV subunit A — protein sequence MAAKKKAPKAPAAKAPAKGAPAKETLPLDAVDAATLRKIESLAKLALRSVEQGDNPALSIRTRALSNVSFNPKKRIIELGDRRQSREFFNTSMAKKFMQTFLVARGCKSLIEEQKTVSIRQMFYLSKHTLRGSQENTFDEQSESDPIIEDLEVGIDALREELHLFANRRGLVVGRLVVNDAGDEIDLSRMGRGGWGIPSICEEKDLKFTRCDAEFILLVEKQAIFHRLNEDRIWEKHKCILMTSEGQAARGARRLLQRMATELKLPIYVLVDNDPWGLYIYSVLKQGSINLAYESMRMAVPNVRFLGMSSVDHKHFTLPKAVEIKLSKDDVARANQMKKYPWFADKKWQKEIDDLLRAGFKMELDGLLTKGISFITEEYIPKKIRDRTYLV from the coding sequence ATGGCCGCCAAGAAGAAAGCCCCGAAGGCCCCCGCCGCGAAGGCCCCCGCGAAGGGCGCGCCTGCGAAGGAGACGTTGCCGCTCGACGCCGTCGACGCAGCGACGCTGCGAAAGATCGAGAGCCTCGCGAAGCTTGCGCTCCGCTCCGTCGAGCAGGGCGACAACCCGGCCCTGTCGATCCGGACCCGCGCCCTCTCCAACGTGTCGTTCAACCCGAAGAAGCGAATCATCGAGCTCGGCGATCGCCGGCAGTCGCGTGAGTTCTTCAACACGTCGATGGCGAAGAAGTTCATGCAGACCTTCCTCGTGGCGCGTGGCTGCAAGAGCCTCATCGAGGAGCAGAAGACCGTCAGCATTCGTCAAATGTTCTACCTGTCGAAGCACACGCTCCGCGGCAGCCAGGAGAACACCTTCGACGAGCAGAGCGAGAGCGATCCCATCATCGAGGACCTCGAGGTCGGCATCGACGCGCTCCGCGAGGAGCTGCACCTCTTCGCCAACCGCCGCGGGCTCGTGGTCGGCCGGCTCGTCGTCAACGACGCGGGCGACGAGATCGACCTCAGTCGCATGGGCCGCGGCGGCTGGGGAATCCCCAGCATCTGCGAGGAGAAGGACCTCAAATTCACCCGGTGCGACGCCGAGTTCATCCTCCTCGTCGAGAAGCAGGCGATCTTCCACCGCCTCAACGAGGACCGCATCTGGGAGAAGCACAAGTGCATCCTCATGACGAGCGAGGGGCAGGCCGCGCGCGGCGCCCGGCGGCTCCTTCAGCGGATGGCCACCGAGCTGAAGCTGCCCATTTACGTGCTCGTCGATAACGACCCGTGGGGGCTCTACATTTACTCGGTGTTGAAGCAGGGCTCGATCAACCTGGCGTACGAGTCGATGCGCATGGCCGTGCCGAACGTGCGCTTCCTGGGCATGAGCTCCGTCGACCACAAGCACTTCACGCTGCCGAAGGCCGTGGAGATCAAGCTCTCCAAGGACGACGTGGCCCGCGCGAACCAGATGAAGAAGTACCCCTGGTTCGCCGACAAGAAGTGGCAGAAGGAGATCGACGATCTCCTCCGCGCCGGCTTCAAGATGGAGCTCGACGGGCTCCTCACCAAGGGCATCTCGTTCATCACCGAGGAGTACATCCCGAAGAAGATCCGGGACCGGACCTACCTCGTGTAG
- a CDS encoding protein kinase: MATCPTCHTQYADSVEVCPEHGAALLPDSVFAATDSDLAPGTLVGEYRIEGKLGEGAFGAVYRAVHPMIGKAAAIKVIGRSLSHDPQMVSRFVAEARAVNQIRHRNIIDVFGFGVVPDGRHYYAMELLEGMTFDSYLKAHGRLALADALPILRGIARALDAAHAKGIFTAT; the protein is encoded by the coding sequence ATGGCGACCTGCCCCACCTGCCACACCCAGTACGCCGACTCGGTCGAGGTCTGCCCCGAGCACGGAGCCGCGCTGCTGCCGGACAGCGTGTTCGCCGCGACGGACTCCGACCTCGCGCCTGGCACGCTCGTCGGCGAGTACCGCATCGAGGGGAAGCTCGGCGAAGGCGCCTTTGGCGCGGTGTACCGGGCGGTGCACCCGATGATCGGCAAGGCCGCCGCGATCAAGGTGATCGGCCGCTCGCTCTCGCACGACCCGCAGATGGTCTCTCGGTTCGTGGCGGAGGCGCGCGCGGTCAACCAGATCCGGCACCGCAACATCATCGACGTGTTCGGCTTCGGCGTGGTCCCGGACGGCCGCCACTACTACGCGATGGAGCTGCTCGAGGGCATGACCTTCGACTCCTACCTCAAGGCCCACGGGCGCCTCGCGCTCGCCGACGCGCTCCCCATCCTCCGCGGCATCGCGCGCGCGCTCGACGCTGCGCACGCGAAGGGCATCTTCACCGCGACTTGA